GTGTAGCCGACAACCACCAGGCCTTTTCGTCGACCGAGCCGATCGGACAGCCACCCGGAGAATAGCTTGGTCAGGCTGGCTGCACTCTCGGCGATCCCTTCCACCAGGCCGACGAAGGTCTGGCCGGCCCCCAGCACGGTGGTCAGAAACAGCGGGAGCAGCGGATAGATCATCTCTGAGCTGACGTCGGTAAGTAGGCTGACCAGCCCGAGCGCCACCACGTTCCTGCTGAGGCCGAACAGGCGACCTCGTTCTGGGTGATGTGGGCCGTCCAACCTTCCTCGATCAACCCGCAACGCTCATACCCATTGGCCGTTATCGGCCTCTAACCGCCCGATTTCCTCGATCCGCCATGCTCAACATGACAAATCGGCTGGAATCAGCTCACTGCTGACTCGTGAGTTCCGCTTCCCTTCGACTCTGGTCGGAACAGGCTTCGGCGAAGCATTCGTTCCGGTCCTGCCTGTCGGCGGACAGGTTCCGCCTACCCACACGATTCCCCAGGCAAATTATTATCGCACGGTGAGACCTACCTCGAAAGAACTTCATGATGCGGCCTGAATTATCAGAAGATTACTCCAAAGATTGCCTTTGTGGTGGGCTTAGTGTATGATTTCTCGAGTGCGGCGTGAGCCGCACCTGCACAAGGAGACGTATGAGTGCGTAGTTATCGGCAAACGATTGTGGATGAAATTCTCCCTGCGGTCGGCAAACCGTCCCGGTACATCGGGATGGAGTGGAACGCCATCAGGAAGGATCCCGCCAGCGCGAAGGTTAAAGTCGCGTTAGCATTCCCCGATACCTACGAAATCGGTATGTCCCATCTGGGCCTGAAGATCCTGTATCAGGTCCTGAACCGGAAGCCGGAGTTCATGGCGGAGCGGGCCTATGCGCCGTGGGTGGATGCGGAGCGGCTGTTGCGAGAGCGGCAGATCCCGCTCTGTACCGTTGAATCCGGCTACAGCCTGGCGGATTTCGACCTGATCGGCTTCACGCTGCAGTACGAGCTCTCCTACACGACGATCCTGAATATGCTGGACCTGGCCGGTGTCCCTTTGAAGAGCGAGCAGCGCCGCGACGGGGATCCGTTCGTGATCGCTGGTGGTCCTGTCGGCTTCAACCCGGAGCCGGTCGCCGACTTTATCGATCTGTTCCTGCTGGGTGATGGCGAGGAGGCCATCCTCGAGATCTGCGAAGCGGTTCAGCAGTGGAAGGCATCGGGGGGACGGCGTGACGAGCTGCTTGAGGCATGGGCCAAGATCCCGGGCTGCTATGTGCCCGCGCTCCACCAGGGCGAGACGATCCGCAAGCGGACAGCAATCCACCTCGATGGGATCGATTATGGCGCGTTTCCGGTCCCATTCATGGAGATCGTTCACGACCGCATAAGCATCGAGGTGATGCGTGGATGCACCCAGGGGTGCCGCTTCTGTCAGGCCGGCTATATCTACCGACCGCTTCGAGAGCGATCCGCCGAGGAGATCATGCAGATGACCTTGCAGGCGAGACGGGGGACAGGGTATGAAGAGGTCTCGCTCGGCTCGTTGAGCATCGCTGACCTGACGGCGCTCCCGGATCTGATCCACCCGCTCATGGAGGAGCTCGTGCCGGAGAAGGTCTCGTTGTCGCTCCCCTCCCTGCGGGTTGAAGCCCTGAACCGTTTTCCGCAGGTGGCCGAGGAGATCGGACGGGTTCGGAAGACCGGCTTCACCATCGCGCCGGAGGCCGGAAGCCAGCGGCTTCGAAAGGTGATCAACAAGGAGGGGTTCGACGAGGAGCAGATCTTCATAGCCGTGAGGAATGCCGCCAGATCAGGCTGGGAGTCAGTGAAGTTCTACTTTATAATTGGGCTCCCGACCGAGACGCAGGTGGACCTGGATGAAATGATTCGCATCACGCGGGAATCGGCGCGGATCGCCCGGGCAGAGTCGACCCGAGGCTTTGGATTGACGGTCAGCACCTCCTCATTCGTCCCGAAGCCCCATACCCCCTTCCAGTGGTTCGCGCAGGAGCCGATGGAGATCCTCAAGGAAAAGCAGGAGTTCCTGAGGCGAAAGTTACGAGAAGTCAAGGTGTCGTACAAGTGGCATCATGTCCAGTCCTCCTTCCTGGAGGCGGTCTTCTCCCTGGGTGACCGTTCACTCGGTCGAGCCATCCTTCGTGGACATGAGCTCGGATGCCGGCTTGACGGCTGGACTGAACATCTGAAGTTCGACCGGTGGATGCAGGCCTTCGACGAAACGGGAATCGATCCGAGGGCGATTGCCAATCGGCCGCGCAACGTGGATGAGCCGCTGCCGTGGGATCATATCGACATCGGTGTCAATAAGTCGTTCCTGCAGCGAGAGCACAAGAAGGCATTGGAGGTCCGCGGGACCGCGGATTGCCATACGGCTCCCTGTACGGCCTGTGGCGAGATCTGCATGCCCAACTGGCCGACCTGGGCGGAAGAGGTCGGAATGAAAGTTCCAAGCGCGGAGTTGCGAGCTTTGGGCTCAGCGTGCGCGGTCCAAAGCGTCGAACCCGACACCCGATATCCGACATCCGACACCCGGAGCGAAGCGCCGATGCAGCGCATCCGGTTTGTATTTCAGAAGATCGGGGTACTGCGGTTTCTTTCCCACCTGGAGTTGATGAGGGCGCTGAGCCGCGCGTTGCGTCGAGCTCAAGTAGCCGTGGCTTACTCGCATGGGTACAACCCTCAGCCGAAGCTTGCGTCCGCCCTCGCGCTTCCGGTGGGGGTCGAGGGGTGGCAGGAGCTGGGGGATATCGAGTTGGTCGCGGCCATTACTCCGGAGGAATTGGTGGCGCGGGTCAATCGGCACCTGACGCCGGAGTTATGCCTGCTTCGGGCCTGGGAGGTTCCATTGGCGGCGTCTTCGCTCACCCCGCTGGTGCGGGAGGTCGCCTATCGGGTGTCGTTGCCCCTGAATGGCTTGGCCCAGGAGATCCGAGCTGAACTCAGTTCCCAGACGCTCTGTAATGAGTGGCTCGATCGACCAACCATCCCGATGTGCGTCAAGCGAAAGGAAAGGCTTGTGGACGTCGATGTTCGTCCGCAGATCCTGGAGTTGGTGGCTCTGGGAGAGGAGGCAGGAACGCTTCGCTGGGACCTCCGCCTCAGTATGGGCCAGGGCGGCAACGTGCGGCCACAGGTCATCATGGCCGGCCTGCTACAGGATACGCTTCACGGCGAGCGTGATGAATGGGAAGCGGCGTTGCGTGTAGCGAGGGTTGCGCTAATCCTGGATGATGCAGCGTGCAGCGTGCCGCGAAACGCAACAGATGCAATGAACGCAATAGCGTGCAGCGTGCAGCGTTAAGCGTGCAGTGTGGGGCGTGAGACGCGACCAACGCAAGGAATGCAATAGCCGATGAAGCGCGAGATCATCGTTAACTCTTCCATAGTGGAAACCAGAGTGGCCATCCTGGAGGACGGCGTTCTGGTCGAACTGCTGATCGACGACTCAAAGAACAAGAGCATCGCCGGGAACATCTACAAGGGGCGTGTCCTGAAGATCCTCCCGGGGATGCAGGCGGCCTTCGTAGATTTGGGCCTGGCGAAGGATGCCTTCCTGTACGTTCGGGACATCTTCGAGGATGTGGAGGAGTATGAACAACTGCTCACCATCGGGGAGGATGATGAGCTTACAGAACCCCTCCCTGAGGAGCCGAGGCCCAGCTTCTCCCGAGGTCGCCGCCCCCAGGCCAGCATCGAGGAGCTCCTGAAAGAGGGTCAGGAAATTGTCGCGCAGGTGGCCCGGGAACCGCTCGGGACCAAGGGCGCTCGTATCACCTCTCACATCACCCTGCCCGGCCGCTATCTGGTCTATATGCCCACCGAGCAACATGTCGGGGTCTCACGGAAGATTGAAAACGAGGGGGAGCGATCCCGGCTGAAGCAGATCATTGAAGAGATCAATCCTCAACGGGAGGGGGTCATCGTCAGGACCGCCGGGGTCGGCAAGGGAAGAGCGGAGATCGAGGCTGATCTCGAGTTTCTCCGGTCCCTCTGGAACAAGATCAAAGGCAAGGCCGAAACACTCGCTGCTCCGGCGTTAGTTCAGAAGGACCTGGACCTGATCTTCCGGATCTTCCGCGACCTGTTCACGAAGGAGGTCGTCCGCCTGGTGGTGGACAATCCGACAGAATACGAGCGGTGTCTGGAGTATGCCGAGTCGCTGCACCCCGACCTGAAGTCGCAACTGTTTCTGTACACTGAGGACGAACCGATCTTCAAGTCGTTCGGCATCGAACGGGAGGTCGAGAAGGCGCTGCGACACAAGGCATGGCTCAAATCTGGTGGCTATATCGTATTGGAGGAGACGGAGGCGCTCGTCTCCATCGATGTCAACACCGGCAAGTACGTCGGCAAGCACGATTTTGAGGAGACGGTCCTTAAAACCAACCTGGAGGCGGCGCGGGAGATCGCGCGCCAAGTGCGCCTACGAGACCTGGGCGGGATCATTATCATCGACTTCATCGACATGGCTCGGCAGGAGAGTCGGGATCGGGTACTCCAGGAGTTGAAGGAGGTGCTGAAGCCCGACCGCTCCCCCACCAACGTCTCACTCCTGTCAGAGCTGGGCCTGGTCGAGATGACGCGAAAGCGGGTCCGGCAAGGGTTGAACAAAGCCTTGAGCGCATCCTGCCCCGAGTGCGGCGGTCTTGGCTACATCCGCTCAACCCCCTCCATCGCCCATCAGGTCCTTCGAGAGGTCGAGTGGCGGCTGTTCAGCAAGCGGATTCCCTTGATCCGGGTCCGGGCCCATCCCGACTTGATCGACTGGTTCAGGGCTGAGGCTGGTGAGGTGATCGAGGCGCTCCAGCAGACCTACGGCGGAGAGATCATCCTGGTTCCGGAAGAATCGTTGGCCCCGGGGAAATACCAGTTGCTGGAGGGGTAGCGTGGAGGTTGAGATCCGCTGTTCGGATCGGTCACTGGCCCATTGCGGGGAGTGGCGGAAGGGCAAGGCGCCTGGAGTATCGCACCAGACGGCCGGGTCATCCGTGGGGTGCTGTTTTTAGAGAAGAAGCTGGTTACGAAGGACTCGCCTCAGACCTCCGGTTGGCGTTTCAAGCGTGGTTTCGCGGTTCCGGGTGCCGGGCTAGACGTGAACCTCTGCAGGTCTTCAACTGAGAACGTGGCACGTTGAATGTTGAACCGTCATGGCGTGACCACAGCATGAAGCGCCTCACCCTATCCAATAGCCGCCTGGGATTGTATACCGAGTGTCCCCGCTGCTTCTGGCTGGAGATCAACGCCGGGATCAAGCGCCCAGACACGATCTTTCCGAGCCTCCCCGGGGGACTGGACCTTCTGTTCAAGCGATACTTTGATCAGTTCAGGGACCGTAGCGAGCTGCCTCCTGAAGTGAAAGGCAAGCTTCCCGGAGGACTGCTATCGGATGTGCAGACGATCGACCGATGGCGTGACTGGAGACGCGGGATCCGCTACGCGCCGGCCTGGGCTGATGTTGAGGTGATGGGCGCGTTGGACGAGTGCCTCGTGGATGAGGCCGACTGTTATTACCCGCTGGACTATAAGACCAGGGGGTATGCCCCGAAGACCGACACCCACGCATTCTACCAGAACCAGATGAACCTCTACACGCTGTTGCTGGAAGGGAACGGCCACAAGACCAAACGCCTCGCGTATCTGATCTACTATCATCCGACCGAAGTGAAAGAATACGGCCTGATTCAGTTTCAGGTCGACGTCCACGAAGTGCCGACTGACCCTGCGGCTGCCGAAGCACTCGTCAAGGACGCCGTAGCGGTTCTTCACAGCCCTGCCCCGGTCAGCTCATCCTCATGTGGATTCTGCCGCTGGAGTAGCGCAGTCCAGGAGTGGCAAGCCGCTCCACGACTTAACATTTGAGATGTTTCAGGCTTCTGTATGAACGGAGACGTTCCTTCCGCTCGCCACCGATCTGCAATGCCGTAAGGCGGCATCCCAAGGAGGCGGCCTATGACGAGGATCTTAGTCCTGTATTACAGCATGTATGGACATGTTGAGACATTGGCGAAGGCGGTAGCCGAGGGCGCGCGTTCCGTAGAGGGCGTTGAGGTCATCATCAAACGTGTGCCGGAGCTGATGCCTGAAGAGGTGGCCCGAAAAGCCGGCGCAAAACTGGATCAGGACGCACCCATTGCGACGATTGATGAGTTGCCTCATTACGACGCGATTATATTCGGTACGCCGACCCGGTTCGGGAATATGTGCGCGCAGATGCGCAATTTCCTGGATCAAACAGGGAAACATTGGGTGAGCGGTGCGCTCATCGGTAAGGTGGGCAGTGTCTTTACCTCCACCGCAACTCAACACGGTGGGCAGGAAACCACCATTACCTCGTTCCACAGCACGCTGTTGCATCAGGGGATGGTGATCGTCGGTGTGCCGTACTCATGCCGAGCCCTACTCAACATGAATGAAATTACGGGCGGCACGCCTTACGGCGCGAGTACGCTCGCCGGTGGAGATGGCCGTCGCCAGCCGTCGCAGAACGAATTGACTATCGCGACATTTCAAGGCGAGCATGTTGCAAAAACTGCCAAAAAGCTGTCGGTCTGAAGAGCCCTTGGAAGCGTCTAGCCACACGACGACCGCGATTGGCGGCCAAAGCTGGCAGCGTCTGTCGGCCGACCAATCTTGACCGCTTATGGTAAGTGGCGATATTACAGATATAATTCATCGTTGCGAAGTAGAGTCGTCTTAGGAGATTGGCCGCTCGCCCTTGTCGGCTTCTAACGCGGTTCGTATAATAGATTGGCGCGGACGCTCCGCGAGTCAATCTACTCATCACGCTTGACGTTAATCACGCAACACGTTATGATACGCCTGTGATCAAAACGTTCCAGTGCGCCGACACGGAAGCTCTCTCGAACGGTCGGCGGGTCAAGCGGTTCGTGCGCATTGAGTCGGTCGCGCGCCGCAAGCTGCGACAGCTACAGATCGCAGGCCGGCTTGATGACCTCCGTGTGCCACCGGGCAACCGGCTGGAAGCGCTCAAGGGCGACCGCACCGGGCAACACGGTATCCGCGTGAATGATCAATTTCGGGTGTGCTTCCGCTGGACGGCTGCGGGTGCCGAGGACGTTGAGATCGTGGACTATCATTGATGGAGGGAGACCGTGCGTAAGCTCAAGCCCGTGACGCCCGGCGAGTTGCTGCGCGAAGAGTTTCTGATACCGATGGGCCTCACGCAATATCGCCTCGCCAAGGAAATCGGTGTGCCCGCCCAGCGGATCGGTGACATCGTGGCAGGCAAGCGCGCCATCACGGCGGGCACCGACCTGCGCCTGTGCCGGTTCTTCGGTCTTTCCAACGGTTATTGGCTGCGGGCACAGGCGGCCTATGACACCGAGGTGGCGGAAGAAGCCCTAGCCAAGACCCTGGCGAAGATCAGACCGTGGGTGGGGGTGCCCACTCATGCGGGTTCTCTGGCCTAACAGCGGCAGACTGCCATTCGCTTTCTGTCCGGCGCTTCGCGTCGACCATTAAGCGAATGCAGTGGACCGCCGTTTACGTGAGTATGCTCGCGTATCCGTCAGCCGCTGATCCGCAGCCCCGTTATGCCAAGGGCAGCATTGTGATCACGCTCGACCCTGACGTGGCCGCGGTGTTTCCAGAGGCTCGACAGGCCAACGAAGGGCTCCGGACTCTGGCGGGCCTCATCCGGAAGCATCAGCCACAGCGAACGGTGTCACGGCAAAGCGCATAACCTAGCAGTTGAAATCTGACGCAGTTCCTCCTTCAATAAGGTGGACAGCCAAACCTGGCGATGGAGGGGGTGCCTGATGCGAGGCGCTGCGCGCGGTTAGCGCGAGGACGGGATCAGAATGTCACCTCCGCGGCAACGTGCGGTGAGACCACGCCGCACCGCGAAGCGCGTCAACTTCAACGCAACGGGGTTGAGCGGTCGGGGAGATAGGTAACAAAACACTCCAGCAGACGGACGATTTCCCGCCGCTGAGTGTAGTCGTGTGAGAACGCTCAAGGAGGATTCGATGAGTAAGCACGGGAAATTCTCCGGCAATCCAAAGACGGAATGGCTGGTTGACGAAAGCGGTGCGGATCGCAATATGCGCCTTGTAGAAGATTTCTCGTATACCGACCCCGATGGAAGGGTGTGGCTCGCTCCATCGGACAGCGAGATTAATGGGGCAAGTATTCCGCGTCCCTTGTGGGATACCGTAGGCAGTCCATATACTGATGACTACCGGCGTGCGTCAGTCGTTCATGATGTCGCCTGCGGCGACCCGACCATTCCACGAAAGGACGCTGACGTCATGTTTTATCACGCCTGTAGAGCGGGCGGATGTTCGTTCCTTCAGGCCAAGTTACTGTATGCCGGTGTTCGCATGGGCGCATGGATAGGCCGTTCGCTCGCCCCCAATGCCCTGTCAAGAGATCGGCTTCTCTTTCGCGTTCCGTTCAAACCGGTTGCTGATGAACAATTTGTACAAGACAAATTTCAAGAGCTTGCCATCGAAGTGAAATTACTGCGCGATGACGCGACGATTGCGGAGTTGGACGCGGTGATTGACAAGCACCTTCAGTTCTGACGTCGCGGTCGAGGGGGATGCGCTGTAGACGGGTATTCGCCAGCCGGCTCCGCCGTCCTGTTTGTGCCCATCGTTACGCCCGGGCGAAGTCGATGAACCCTTGCTCCACATTGGTGTCGATCAGCTCGACGCGGACCCGATCGCCGACGTCAAGTCCCTCGAATCCCTGGACGACCTTGCCTTCTGCGGAGGGGCGAACGATACGCACCCAGGTCCCTTTCCTGGACGCGCCGGTGACGATGGCGTCGAAGTGCTGACCGATCTTCGATTCGAGGAGTAGTGCAGCCGCCGATTTCCGGACCCGCCGCTCGACCTTGCTCGCATGGTCTTCCTGCTCGGTGCAATGCTGCGCGAGCGCGCCAAGCTCCTCAAGGCTGTACGGGACCCGGTATTCAGCCAGCGCAGCTTTGAGCAGCCGTTGCGTGAGCAGATCGGGAAAACGCCGGTTCGGGGCTGTGGAGTGCGTGTAGGCCGGGATCGCCAAGCCGAAGTGGCCCGGCGTCGTCTGGTCGGGACCCTCCACCACATACTCGCCCCGTCCGATCAGCTTGACGACGGTCAGCGAGAGATCGGGAAACCGCACCGGGTCCGCCTGGCGCCGCTTCGATAGGAACGCCTCCAGAGCGACGGCGTCCGGCTCTGGTGGAAGCCGCCCCCCCAGGTGGGCTGCCAGATCTACAATCCGCTGCCATCGGTCCGGTGAACGCAAGATTCGACGCAGTGACGGCAGGCCCCGCGCCTCGAGGTACCGGACCGTAACGCGATTCGCCGCGATCATAAGATCCTCGATCAGCTCCTGGGCCCGGTTCTTGTCCTCTGCGCGCAGATCGGTCAGCACGTCGTCCTCAAACACGGCGCGTGGCTCGATCGTCTCCAGGCTGAGCGCGCCGTGCATGTGCCGCACGGTCCGCAGTGTCTGAGCCACCCGGTCCTGGACGCGGAGTTGCTCGTCGAGCCCGGTCACGGTGGCCACTCGTCCAGGGGCGGGTTCTCTGCCGTCGAGCCAGGCGGCCACGCTGTGATAGGTAAGCTTCGCGTGGTTGACGACCCAGGCGCAATAGATATCCGAACGTCCGAGCGAGCCATCCTGGTTGACCACCATCTCGATCACGACGGCCAGCCGCTCCTCATCCTCGTTCAGCGACGTAAGATCGGTGGAGAGGGGCAGGGGGAGCATCGGGAAGATCTCGGCCTCTGTGTAGACGGACGTAGTGTTATGCTGAGCGTGGGCATCGACGGCAGACCCCTTGCGCACCAGCGCGTCAACGTCTGCGACCGCTACCAGGATCTTTACCGCCCCATCGCCGATGGGCTCTGCGATCGTAAGCTGATCGAGATCACGGGAGTCGTCGTTGTCGATCGAGCACCAGCACAGGCGTCGCAGATCCCGGATGGATGGGGTAGGCGTGGCCGCCGGAGGTGTGAGTCCGCTGATCTCCCTCACGACCGCGGGCGAAAAATCCGGAAGCAGTCCGCGCGCGATCATTGCGCGGCGCGCAATCGCCTGGAGATCGTGGCGATGTCCTTGTCCGGTATGACTCATCCTACCGGGGGAGCCATCGAACTACACGTACGTGGGCTGCGCGAGGACTGGACCAGAGTTTCACCTTCGCGGCAACGTGCAGTGAGACCTCGCCGCACCGGGAGGGAATCGGTCAGGATGTCGAAGCCGGCGACGCAGGCCGTCCCGCTGCTGGGCGGCAGGAAGCCGGTGAGAATCCGCATCGTTGTGGTCTTGCCGGCGCCGTTCGGCCCAAGGAACCCCGCGATCTCCGCTTTCTCAACCTTGAGTGAGACATCCCGAATTGCGGTACACTTATCGTAATATTTCGTCAGCTTGTCCGCTTCGATCATTCCGTCTCTCCTGTTGCATTCCTGCCGCCCGGCCGGCAACCTATATCCCGAAAGATTGCCAAACATTGTACACGATCCTACTTACTGCCTGCAACGTCATCGGGATTGGATTCACGCGGACCTGTGCCACCATAATTTTACTGCTGGCTGGTCAGGATACCGCGTACTCACGGCTGAACGACGGGAGGATGAGCAGCGGGAAGCGGAAACCTTTCCAGGCTGCTGATGGCCGAGAAGTTGAACCGGCTCCGGCTCGTTGGGCTGACTCCCAATTCGTCGAATTGGGCTAACGGTGGACGGAAAACGAAAGGAGGTGATCTGAGCGAACTATCCCCGCTGATCTCCGATGCGCTGTAGCGGCTGCGGTAGACCTCCTGGCGATAGCCAGCCTCCCCTACATGATCATCGGGGAGTAGTCAGCGGATGCGGCCCGTTTGCCACCCTTCGAAGCGATGAGAAATGAGCAATGTGCCGCCAGAATTTCTCTTGCTGCTTGAGAACCGGCGCTAATAGACGCCTTCTTGGCACACCATTACCCAGCCGACGAATACTCGCAGAGATGTTATCAATCAGTCGCCAGTACGGGATATAACGGGACCAGCGGTGATGTCCCGCAGGGCCTTGTGCTTCGCGAGGGTCGGCTTCGCGTAGAGCTTCTTGGTCTCCGTCTCGCAGATGTGCGATTCCTGGACTTCTTTCATTGGCTTCTCCCTCCAAAAGTAGTCTCGACCATCACCTCTTTAAAGATTTAAAGATTACCAGCTTTTCCCACGCCGTCAAGTATTTGTTAACCTCCCTTCCTCCTGTGACACGAGGGGAGGTTACAATCACTACTCTGCACTTGCATATATGCCCATAGCCGACCTCTTGCCGGTATCAAGAGAACAAAGCCGCAGATGCATCACGGATGGACACAAGCTCGGGCACGACAAGGACACCGTACCATGTCACGCCGCTCCCGCCAACGCCGCCGCGGGGAGCGGCAGTACCTCGGCCTCGCGCAGGAATGTTTCCAGGTTGAATGCCGGGTCGGCGTGTGTCCGGCAGTACATCAGAATGAACGAGTGACCAAACAACTCTCGCGCCCGTTCGAGCATCATCTCGGCCGGCAGTGGGTCAGTGCTGAGCAGTTGCCCTGGTTTCAGGGCCACTGACAACCGCCGCAGCAACTCCTCGGCCGGCAAGCCGCGCAGGTACTTGTCCACCGGTGGCCGCAGGAACACGCCGTCGCACAAGCGGGCCAGTTCCTCAGACTCCGCGCGGTGGTACTCTTCCAAGCGGTTGCCGATCGAGGTTGTCGCGCCAATCAGGTAGCGGCAGCCGAGTGCGGCTTGCACACGTCGGATAAACGGCGCCTCCACCCGGTAAGCGTCGGGGTTCTTGATGTGCAGCAGGAGAACATAATGGCCGCGGAAGCGGGCCAGGATGAACCGACCGGGCGGGTACACCCGATGGTCGCGTTCGTACTCGCGCAAAACCGCACACTGCGCGGCACGCGGCACAGCAAACCGATTGCCCATCGCCTCGACGGCGGCCAAGGCGGCGAGGGCGTTGGCGATGTTGTAGCGCTGGTGGCCGCCATGGGTCATCGGCATCTCGACGGCAGTCAGCAGGCGTTCCTCGCCGGCACCGTCTTTGCGCCACAACGCGCCGTCGCGCAGAAACCAGCCGTGATCGAACTCGCGCTCTCGTCCCTCAATGGTGAACCACACCGGCCGGGCCGCGGTTCGCTGCGCCATCGCCGCTACCCGCGGATCGTCGGCGTTTAAGGCCACTGCGCCCGCCGGGTCCGTGCGTCGAACGATTTCAGCCTTTGCGGCCGCCA
The Candidatus Methylomirabilis tolerans DNA segment above includes these coding regions:
- a CDS encoding TIGR03960 family B12-binding radical SAM protein — translated: MRSYRQTIVDEILPAVGKPSRYIGMEWNAIRKDPASAKVKVALAFPDTYEIGMSHLGLKILYQVLNRKPEFMAERAYAPWVDAERLLRERQIPLCTVESGYSLADFDLIGFTLQYELSYTTILNMLDLAGVPLKSEQRRDGDPFVIAGGPVGFNPEPVADFIDLFLLGDGEEAILEICEAVQQWKASGGRRDELLEAWAKIPGCYVPALHQGETIRKRTAIHLDGIDYGAFPVPFMEIVHDRISIEVMRGCTQGCRFCQAGYIYRPLRERSAEEIMQMTLQARRGTGYEEVSLGSLSIADLTALPDLIHPLMEELVPEKVSLSLPSLRVEALNRFPQVAEEIGRVRKTGFTIAPEAGSQRLRKVINKEGFDEEQIFIAVRNAARSGWESVKFYFIIGLPTETQVDLDEMIRITRESARIARAESTRGFGLTVSTSSFVPKPHTPFQWFAQEPMEILKEKQEFLRRKLREVKVSYKWHHVQSSFLEAVFSLGDRSLGRAILRGHELGCRLDGWTEHLKFDRWMQAFDETGIDPRAIANRPRNVDEPLPWDHIDIGVNKSFLQREHKKALEVRGTADCHTAPCTACGEICMPNWPTWAEEVGMKVPSAELRALGSACAVQSVEPDTRYPTSDTRSEAPMQRIRFVFQKIGVLRFLSHLELMRALSRALRRAQVAVAYSHGYNPQPKLASALALPVGVEGWQELGDIELVAAITPEELVARVNRHLTPELCLLRAWEVPLAASSLTPLVREVAYRVSLPLNGLAQEIRAELSSQTLCNEWLDRPTIPMCVKRKERLVDVDVRPQILELVALGEEAGTLRWDLRLSMGQGGNVRPQVIMAGLLQDTLHGERDEWEAALRVARVALILDDAACSVPRNATDAMNAIACSVQR
- a CDS encoding Rne/Rng family ribonuclease, with amino-acid sequence MKREIIVNSSIVETRVAILEDGVLVELLIDDSKNKSIAGNIYKGRVLKILPGMQAAFVDLGLAKDAFLYVRDIFEDVEEYEQLLTIGEDDELTEPLPEEPRPSFSRGRRPQASIEELLKEGQEIVAQVAREPLGTKGARITSHITLPGRYLVYMPTEQHVGVSRKIENEGERSRLKQIIEEINPQREGVIVRTAGVGKGRAEIEADLEFLRSLWNKIKGKAETLAAPALVQKDLDLIFRIFRDLFTKEVVRLVVDNPTEYERCLEYAESLHPDLKSQLFLYTEDEPIFKSFGIEREVEKALRHKAWLKSGGYIVLEETEALVSIDVNTGKYVGKHDFEETVLKTNLEAAREIARQVRLRDLGGIIIIDFIDMARQESRDRVLQELKEVLKPDRSPTNVSLLSELGLVEMTRKRVRQGLNKALSASCPECGGLGYIRSTPSIAHQVLREVEWRLFSKRIPLIRVRAHPDLIDWFRAEAGEVIEALQQTYGGEIILVPEESLAPGKYQLLEG
- a CDS encoding PD-(D/E)XK nuclease family protein — translated: MKRLTLSNSRLGLYTECPRCFWLEINAGIKRPDTIFPSLPGGLDLLFKRYFDQFRDRSELPPEVKGKLPGGLLSDVQTIDRWRDWRRGIRYAPAWADVEVMGALDECLVDEADCYYPLDYKTRGYAPKTDTHAFYQNQMNLYTLLLEGNGHKTKRLAYLIYYHPTEVKEYGLIQFQVDVHEVPTDPAAAEALVKDAVAVLHSPAPVSSSSCGFCRWSSAVQEWQAAPRLNI
- the wrbA gene encoding NAD(P)H:quinone oxidoreductase, with protein sequence MTRILVLYYSMYGHVETLAKAVAEGARSVEGVEVIIKRVPELMPEEVARKAGAKLDQDAPIATIDELPHYDAIIFGTPTRFGNMCAQMRNFLDQTGKHWVSGALIGKVGSVFTSTATQHGGQETTITSFHSTLLHQGMVIVGVPYSCRALLNMNEITGGTPYGASTLAGGDGRRQPSQNELTIATFQGEHVAKTAKKLSV
- a CDS encoding type II toxin-antitoxin system RelE/ParE family toxin, whose amino-acid sequence is MIKTFQCADTEALSNGRRVKRFVRIESVARRKLRQLQIAGRLDDLRVPPGNRLEALKGDRTGQHGIRVNDQFRVCFRWTAAGAEDVEIVDYH
- a CDS encoding HigA family addiction module antidote protein, producing MRKLKPVTPGELLREEFLIPMGLTQYRLAKEIGVPAQRIGDIVAGKRAITAGTDLRLCRFFGLSNGYWLRAQAAYDTEVAEEALAKTLAKIRPWVGVPTHAGSLA
- a CDS encoding DUF1353 domain-containing protein — protein: MSKHGKFSGNPKTEWLVDESGADRNMRLVEDFSYTDPDGRVWLAPSDSEINGASIPRPLWDTVGSPYTDDYRRASVVHDVACGDPTIPRKDADVMFYHACRAGGCSFLQAKLLYAGVRMGAWIGRSLAPNALSRDRLLFRVPFKPVADEQFVQDKFQELAIEVKLLRDDATIAELDAVIDKHLQF
- a CDS encoding RNB domain-containing ribonuclease; translation: MSHTGQGHRHDLQAIARRAMIARGLLPDFSPAVVREISGLTPPAATPTPSIRDLRRLCWCSIDNDDSRDLDQLTIAEPIGDGAVKILVAVADVDALVRKGSAVDAHAQHNTTSVYTEAEIFPMLPLPLSTDLTSLNEDEERLAVVIEMVVNQDGSLGRSDIYCAWVVNHAKLTYHSVAAWLDGREPAPGRVATVTGLDEQLRVQDRVAQTLRTVRHMHGALSLETIEPRAVFEDDVLTDLRAEDKNRAQELIEDLMIAANRVTVRYLEARGLPSLRRILRSPDRWQRIVDLAAHLGGRLPPEPDAVALEAFLSKRRQADPVRFPDLSLTVVKLIGRGEYVVEGPDQTTPGHFGLAIPAYTHSTAPNRRFPDLLTQRLLKAALAEYRVPYSLEELGALAQHCTEQEDHASKVERRVRKSAAALLLESKIGQHFDAIVTGASRKGTWVRIVRPSAEGKVVQGFEGLDVGDRVRVELIDTNVEQGFIDFARA